The segment cttttcagatattttgaaaaattacaaaattttacctttaaaaataccccatttttgcttgctcggaaactttttgagggtagtgtatattatgtatgtatatagcagaCTACTATGTGGAATTTTCGGGAATTTTCCGACACACCCTATGttccagagagagagagagagagagacagaaAGAGTGGGAACCCAAATGCATCAGCCGGCCGTATCCGGCATTTATTTCATAGCGCGCAAAGAGAAGTTATGTATAGCTTGCTTCCTCAGGCACACAAAACCGCCGACCCTACTGTGTGAGCTCGATCAACAAGAGACTTCCACTAGAGCGCGCGTCCAACGACtattgctctctctctccaacTTTGCGCATCAATTTTAACGCAAAATCCAGTTCTTTGTGTCGAAGCTTCCATTCCACCAAGAAGTTTCGTAGAGTTTAGTTCGttgattacaaaaaaaaaattgtgtgttgTTTGTTCTCcccatttaaaatataaaattttaatctcaagAGGAGCCTTTgctcaagagagaaaaaagagccCCAATAGTGTGTccaaatttgaataaaaaataatcaaattataaCGATCCCACCCTCTGTGAGATTAAAACCCGCGCGCCTAAAGCCGTTACTTTTTTCTTGAGCACAAAGCtcaaaaaaagtgttttggaaaaattatttttaaaatttctcttgtggaaaattcctcttcaaaggaaaaaaagtgaaaaagataTATTTTGGCGGAAAAACAAGTAAGAGCGAAAAGACATTTTAGGCGTGCAATTTATTCGTCTGGAAGTGATTTTGATATAGAAAGGAAGGAGAGAGGGTAGCACAgctaaaaaggaagaagaaataaaactcCACACGGCTTCTCGTTGAGTTTTGTTGAGTGCGGCATATGGTGAGTCCCGCCTTTATGATGAATTTCTAACGCTTCATCTGACCTCCCTtcactttttcttcaaaatttttcatttccacccaaatattatttttgcaaaataatcgCCCACACCCATCTTCGTCCTTtgcaaggattttttttcttcttccttcggTCGTTTGGGAGGAATTTGCTACCATatggttgaatttttttctcttgatgGTTTATAGATCCATCCTTTGTCACCTCTTCCACACACATCCCAAAAGACTTCATAAGAAGGGACAAGAAAGTGCccatataattctttttgctatgtctctgagaaaaatctccagAGATTGTTGCTCATCGCATCAGCAACACAAAAATTACCCATTAGGGAATGATTTTGGGGCTCCTCTTGTGAGGGAGCTCTAAATGAGCATTCCtatttttggaattatttctctttaacacaaaaaaggtgaaaaaaaatgtttttgcaagaaaaattggCTTTCAAGTTgtgaaaaatgtgtttttgtacaacagaaaaaaaagttgtaaaaggAAGCGCATTGCAGACGCTTGTAGACGCCGGCCATAATTTTGCGTTTGTGCATCGATTACATTTCCTGTCTCCTCCCTCCTGAGTTCACCACCAAAGTACCCGCAAaccagaagaagaaaattttcacattgtcTGGCATCTCTTCTTGACCAAGACGaagaatcctttttttccccacaaggtttttttttaattcaaataaaaagggCGGAAAAGTCTTCAAACTCTGACCCTCTCTGGTTGGAATAAATTCCCAGTGATTCACACACAAGCAAACTCAACGTTCAACACACGCATCGTAGCGATTTTTTCCCTCCCCATACCTATGTACATAGCAATTTCATCTGCCACACCCTGTGCCAACCGTTTGAGTATTGCCGGAGAAGGACAAGTTTCCCATTTCATCATCATATTCCGTACAATTCTGGGGGATTGATTTCATTGTTGTCTcccaaatggatttttttttttgggaatttgtgTGAACCACCAAAATCTACACAAAATGcatcaatttcttcaaatcacaaaatatttcaagccCCTATAGCTCCCGGGATTATCGGTAAATTAATACAATAGGGGAGTCTAGGGTATAGTGGCTCGTTATagttttgatttaaataaattttagaattttctcttaatcaATGTTGAAAATCctgcaatttattaaaaaaaaaaaggagtttactcaTTTTTAGCATCCAATGACGTCATTGCAGCGTTACAccaggaacaaaaaaaaattttttttaaataaaaacattcaagAATAGCTTAAGAGGCAATTAGAAAAATGTCAGCCCAGTGCAacttattcaattaattatttaaaagaaggaaacgttatattttttgataaaagctcgcgtttgatcaaaaattttgtattataaaaaagttttcttataataatttcaatgatttcaatcGAATTGACCAAGATTTGGCCATATCCGAATATATCTGGGGTTCCTCgctattatttaattatttcatctgACTTTACAAgagattaaaaatgaataacctCCTTTTCTTTATTAGCCTAAAACAGTCAAgactaaaaggattttttcaaaCTCTTGTATCCACTTACTAAACATACTTGCATAATTAACTTTTAACTCACTTCACCCCCAGTCTCCCCTATGTGTGAGctgtattgatttttcatccaGCTACAGAAAAATCTCATATATATCTACCTCTCATTCAGCACATGAATCACATTTCTGAGAGgacttattttttgtgttccTCATCTccttcttgagaaaaattccttttcaatttgtttagTCTCTCGTATATTCCATGTGTTCGTTTCGGGTGAAAGGTGCAGGATAACATAGTTTTTTTCCCTATTGCCCTACCCTTAACAATTTGAGAACATTTTCTtcagacagagagagagagagagattgagATAAGATTTGATGgagtttttaaaatgaaatatttgtgagagagagaaaaaatgttttaaggtGTCATTTACaagcattttaaaatatttatgcagTGTGTCCGcctttcctttgaaaaattcatccatATCCGTggtatgaattaaaaattaactttgtaTCTGAGAGGAAGTTTGAATTCCTCCttggtttgaatttttgggcaGAGTTGGAGGTCTAAATTAAATCCtctgagatttttctcaaaggattttttttaatatgaaaaaaaagaaagaattttcattgagaagaactaattttctcaaattcgtaaaaatgttaaaaaaaaaatttaattaaaattaagatttccATTCTGGTCCTTTTCTTTcgtaggattttttttccatccactAATCTTCCTTATAAGATTTAGTAATTCTGAAAAGTCAGTGATCTTTTTCAAGAACCTTGATTggattttatcattttaatagtgtaataattttctctggTGCATTATAACTCTCACTGCAAATTCCCATAGAATTTCATGAACTTTCACCCATCGTTGTCcattaaaacaacaaaaagtgaAGCTGGAGTGTTCGTATAAAATCCCACTTTTTtgttattcaataaaatgccCTCCAACGAGATTAATaatgagagaaattatttatgtagTAAACTCTgtgaaattgtatttaattaacaCTTCCTTTTTTCACATCCTCcttatgctttttttctatattttcaacAGCTATTTTAATCACAAACATCCCCCCACGAAAAGACGCCAAGTTAATTTGTCTGGGATCTCCATTCCGATCAATAAGTCTCCGTTAGAGTTTTCTGTACACGTGCGCACAAGACCTTGTTGAAGATGACAGAAACCACCGAAGCTCCTGCTGCTGCAAGTCAGCCAGACAAAAAGACACCAACAGAGGGTACCAATCCCGATGCGAGCTCTACGCCAAATGAGGAGCAACAGGCAGCCAATGGGAGTCCGGAGAAGAAGGCTGCTGCCACGGAGGAGAAGGAAGCTACGCCACCACAAGAGCCACCAAAGGAGATGCGTGCTGTTGTCCTCACTGGTTTCGGTGGCTTCAAGGGTGTGAAGATTCTCAAGAAACCCGAACCAACACTCCAAGCTGGTGAAGTTCTTATCCGCGTCAGATCATGGTGAGTCTCTTCATTAcatagaaaattgtatatagaatttataatttcctcGCCCAAAGTACACGCGGTCTTAGCCTCCGGGTATACGCGCCCAAAGATGGATGGTGAAGAAGTGAAGAGATATTTTACTTTCAAGAAGTGTATATGtggttgaaagaaaaaaaactgtcgcTTTCATTTAAGATCAGAATCTTTCGCTGCGTCTGGGTGATGAAGAACGGGGCAAACCATGTGGTCGGCACATGTTGAGAGACTCTTCCAAGCGggacctcttttttttccactactACCCTGCGATGGCATTCCATCTTTTTGAATTCCATTTTGCAAAgacaatattatgtattttatgtgtTGAAGAAGACGAAGAAGTTGAAGAACTATGGCaaatttttgtgtgtaaaagcCATCGTCCGCATCAATTATCCGGGAATTTGTCTCTCTTGCCTATTAGCTCTTCTCGCCGCACACAAACCCTCCCTCCTCTTTCTACTATCCCGGGGAATTCTCACATAAATTGTTCATTGAATTCCCCCCATGAGTAGCATAAGTGGATTTTATGCTGTGAAGATGACGAAAGACTTCTTCTTCTATCACATACAGTCACTATGTATATACCACATATCTCCCACCAAGGCGGACGCTAGAGATGACGGGATGAACcctcttaaattaaatgattgatGATGAATGTTGCCATATATACATAGCtcctatttttttctctcccaccCCATAAATCTTATCATAGAGTCCAGGAACTCTTGACTGCATTTATCACTATTACACTACTACTTTGGCTCAATATTTTGGGCTTCTTGGGAGAGAAGAATTAATGGTATATTTACGTTTATGAGTTGGTcgggagtaaaaaaaaatacataaaccaACAATAATGGAATTCAATAAAAGCAAGTAATgggagaaggaagaaaaacaagatAAGCTACTTTGGCATTGAAATCTATGCTCGAGGATGTGTTGGGGAAGTGCATAGTTGTTGATTTTGTTGGGTCAATTGGATGGTAGCCAAAGGCGCCATGCTTTGATTGACAGGATCATGCAAAAGCCATCACAAATTTTGCTGAAGAATCGTAcaaatattatgaatttttccctCTCTTTGTGGTAAAAGATTGTCgctaaaattaagtttttaaaatttgtgataaaaaaaaatcgttaaaagcTTAATGAATCTCCTTAGATTTGAACCCACATCACTCAAGTTGTGGGATCATACATTGTAAAAAATGCAACTAAAACCTCACGGCTATTAACTGCCTAAATTGTAGTGTTTGTGGGTTTAACAGCCCATATTAAATCTGTTTACAAGgtttacaaattatttgaattctttgcaaaaaagcagcgaaaaacattaaagtttttgccaaaatatcatttaatcttgtttgcaatttttcgtaaataatttcctcaaaaattagCCGTTTTGATAAGAATtaaaagctgaaaaaaatgTGGTCAGTGCCATTCTAAATTCTCTCTCTATGCCTTGTTTActaacatacatatttttctctttggcggcaaatattgaggaaaaatcttttttttttttcaattgcaaaagagtaaaaaaaagaggagatttgagagagaaaaaaatgtgtgacgctatataaaataaaatgtttttcttttctacaacATTCCATTTCATTTAGCGTGACGGTGCACGTCGCCTAATTTTGCTGCAAGCAGAAAGCATAtagtgttattttttttccttcgtgttcattttgtatttttacaGTATAAATATTACGTACACATAATATGGGCTCTCCTCTACACACTATAAACCCACATTGTAGGCTAAACACCGCAGTATTTTATTCCTAAAACACGCTAATCAGCTTCTTTGGGGCACgcggagatttttttcttttggaaaatttattttattttttttttcttaaagctttTATATCATTTCCTTTGCATTTTAGTCTATATCTCGTGGgttaagtttatttatttttatcttaaaatgtCATATTATGTACGTAATGTATGTAATGCACTGTACATATGGTGAGTTTATCAGGGCACATCTTGACTGGGATTTTGAGTGACTTAGCACGATGGACGGAATGAGCAAGAAGAAgtgagagggagagagaatgaagaatttattagtGGATTTTTGCATCTTCAGCGGATGCTTGCGATAAAATGGTTTTTAAATGGTGAAGATGGGtgaagaaataagaaaagtcTGGTGCATCATAAATGCACTTGAGACACTCACTTCCACCACACTATTGTGCATCCATGGAGAgtcttattgaattttcctttggcctccctttttttccacacacaaacacaccacCCAGACACTCAATTTACTCATTTTTATTGAGTCATTGGCCCATCGTGGGCATCCCCATTCCTTCCTTTTATAACAGGGCGCAACACAGGAGGCAATTAAAAATGGGCTTAAGAGGAAACTATGTGCAGCAGTGTCCAAGTAGACACTGTCCCAAAAGAACTGACACAACTAACAATCTCCCTACAGACTGTGTAAGAAaacattgcaaaagaaatgaaaggaaataaagaaaatcgattttttaaaacaatcctaataaatcagttttaaatcaaaatgaaaaataaaaagaaatttgaattattctcaaataaaatcaattttttgaatatagtttttttttagcacaaaCACGagaaagtgatttttaatttaaacatatttttaaattctttaaatggaaatgaaacatttatgtttaaaaaatttgcgacttctctctcaaaatatctgtgaaaatttaatcacaCACGCACATGAGATAcctcacaattttatttattttttaattaaaaattcagtgAAACCTCCAACTAAGCAATGAAaggtaaaacataaaatagcCATGAGGGGGAGAgatagtgaattttttttctgtagctCTTTTGGCGACTATGCATTAGCCAAAAAGATTGGGCTTAACAATACCAAATGGATGGGATGTGAAAAGAGAGCTCTCGcggcttgattttttttcggttgGCAGCGATTCGCAAGACTGACTGTTGCTCTCTTCCATTGGGccaaataaagaattaaatggaGCTATTGAGCGTGAAATAAATGCGAACAATGCGAACAATAAATGGCACAATATGATCATGAAATTGATGTACATGGGGGGATGCTAtatcaatttctttatttttcttttccacctCCTCGCACTCTTTCTTCCTCTCCCTCGCTCTCTCTGCTAACCCCGCGAACAATATCACAAGCACAGTGTTTAGTGAAATTATATTAAGTTTATTGACCtacattcaataaaaaaaaattcaccataaGGCAGTGCGGCTTTTCGGGCGGATTTTCgcaagaagagaaaaacatttttatttgccaCTGACTTCTACCCCCACTTCACGCAACacattcaatgatttttctctttcctgGAACACTCCCCCGCACACAAGAAATGCTTTTGGGAGGATGTTGGGGGTGCTAAGACTCTCGTACCCAAGTCGTTGGAATTCATGATGTGTGCGCGCACTGTGAGAGCATTTGGGGGAGATTTTCCCCAAACCCCAAACCCCCGAATACATTTAGGGGATAAAATGTGATGGTGGTGGGATGGAAAAATCCTTCTCATGGTGCAATTTCATCCATTTGCCATCACACCGGGTgggaaaatgataaattgatATGCTGATcaaattcttgaataaaaagaagCCGAAAAAGGTCAAATGGTTCTGACATTATCTTacttttccaagaaattaGATCTTTGAGGTCTTGCAAAGTTTATCGCATTTTTAGGGGAGTCCTAAAAACAGGGCAATATGAGGGGTTTTCTTTACCTATGCAGCGAcgtttttgtaaattttttttctctattcaaTGAGTCATTGCTTCCGTATTGAGAGAGACAGATTTTGTGAAGATAAACATAAATAAGCTGCATGTAAAGCTTGTGTCTAGCCAAATCACCTTGTGGTGGATGATATAAAAAAAGCGCACCAAAAAGAGTGTGAGAGAGCTTCAGAAGAAGAGATTCAGAAGTGAGATGATGGGATCATAAAACATGCTCACAGACAATACATATAACATATATATAGAAGAATCGCGCGCAAGCACAGAATACTGTGAGAGTGCAAGATGATGCTCCCCATAAGCACAAGGGCTAAGGTCAAATTGATGTCATTGCACTTTTCGATTGTCCACAAGTAATCTGCGCTACTCAACACAGAGTCGCAAACATCCCAACAAAAGTCATGCAATGGAGagagaattaaaagatttattgtgaaaagaaGATGCagagatggaagaaaaaaatgaattacttGGGATGAAAAAGTATTGTCGTGCAATTATTCATTTGCTTTGGGTTGCTCTCCCTTgactttctttctcttctctctctcgcgCCTTTTCGCGTctctttttcatatttttcattctttcttcttgttttttttttctcaacatctTCTTGATTCTATTTAATGGTGCATTGAGTCAGAGACTCGCGGGCATGAAGATAACGCGGCTAGTGTCTCCCATTGCTGTGTGAGAGTAAATTGCTCCAATACAAAGCATTTTATCATTTGGATTTATTTGCAGTAATTGAAACATTAATATGGATTGATGTTGTTATGTCAAAAGAAGAccaatttgatttcttttcttcatcgCCCAATGGTCGTCTCGTAAAAGATCATTTGGGATAAAGAACGTAAGAATGTGAATTATTTAGCTCCCAAAATGTCTCTCTGTCAAAGATAATCCTCACACGAAGAAGGATGTTAAGGtgttttttcctcttttttttctctctcgcttttctttccttatttTATATGTTTGTTGGATGTGTGTTGGTACAATACACAGAgggaaattttccatccaaaaGGAAAGCAagcattaaatgaaaatccaCACAACAGATAGCACCATGATACAGAGAGAGCACCATCTCATGTTATATATAGTGTGTGTCATTTGGGTGCAAAAGCGGAAGGATACGCGCATACGGTTTCGAGACGCCTACAGACTTTTCCCGGCAAATAGCGTCAGAATTATCGATCGAGACAGACTAAACACAAAATTTCCCACTTGAGGAACACAAGATAGGAGCGAAGCCACAGACAAAATTCCAGCAACATGTTTGGTTGAACTGAAACTTTTGACAATGCTACATGTTCCATTTGGGGTAGTTTtctttctgaaattttaaagaaaaattctttctaaattattttctttaagaattcttattgaaaaatttgcaatttgttaaataattgaaagaaattgttAATTCGATTTTGTTTAAATGGTAGCACACGTTCTTTTATGCGAAACTCTATGGACGTTGCAAAGTGATATAAGTTCGATTCTCGACTTTGcatatttttatcttctttttcgatatttttattcaataaaaaactcAGAAGTGACTGAAGGGTAGATTCTGATTTCtaacaattgaaaatttgctgtaagattttgacacattggtgtttttaaatcattttaatgtctttttagaaaagaaaaataaagaacttGTTGTTctggaaaatagtcagaaagatctcCGAAGAGGCTTGGACGGACATGCATTcactaagagtgaaaaactcccgtaataaactcctgaaggctttagcgcttaaaaaaatgtgaaaaccgggaaaattttacgggagtttatcacagatgcattatttttcgtAAAGGATTAAGCTCACgtaaagttttcctcacttttcccttgcaaaaagccttcgggagtttatcacgagagtttttcactcttagagaatacagtcCCTGgagaagtaattttccttcaaaaatacgattaaatgtagaaacaaaatgtcaaaatcctataagatttttctcagatcaccaaaaatattatacttacctaactgacgaattgtaagaaaagaaaagaaaagatttttgttagaatttaccGAATTTACCCCTGaacttatttttcttagaattcaaaaaagctttcaatatGTTCTCTATGGGAATTTTTCTacgaggaaattttcaaaactttcaataCAACCTCTTTTTCCTTGTACCATCCCATTTCTGAATCATCCCATTGATACATGCATTTATAGGTATATAATGGCGTGTACATAGTATATAAGAAGAAGGGAATATATACGAACGAACACTGTCGAGAGGGGGGCACAAAGTGTGAGAGGAAACTGCGAAGAAAACTTCCTAAGCACGCAAGTGTAGTATTTTCTTCCTCACCCAGTTTTCCATCGATACATCCTCTCATCGCCGATTAATCATCCCAACAATGACTGTATTTATTGTTGATATTAAATGTGATTGCACTCAAGATATGCTTGCAATTTCTtcggaggaaaaaaaagatgaataaTTGCTCATATCGTGTAGTGGGGACCCTTAATCGATACACCAGCGGAAACTTTTCGATCTAATCAAAAAGTATTAGAAAAATCTCCTTCAAAACTCTGACTAATCCACTTTACCACCAAACCCCCTCCCCATGGAGATGAGTAATGTGGTTTTCTCTTGATGcgatgtaaataaataaatcttgtgTGTATCtggtgaagtaaaaaaaaactgccttGTACTTGAGAGTTCACATTTCAAGTGAGGATTTCTCGCTGCATATCTTTTTcgagatatattttttacatcttcgagagtttttaattttttttctttatctctgaagatgaaaaatttcaaatgcaaaagaagATGGAAAATGATTGACATTTATGTTGAACAgcaatacattttttttagcatccTTTTTATGGAAATATAAATCCTCCATTGAAAATATACATTTGTGATTTTCTGGATTTTCTGCTAATGCAAAAGAGATGTTCTCCGCACGGGAAATGttagtcaaaagaaaatatttacatgactattttctcttgaaattttatagaattattcttttattttttttcaatttaggaATTTAAACGTTTATTCTATCATGATTAATATAAATTCCTGCCGataatccataaaaaaaatggagaataaGAAGAATAATGTAGAAAATACTCTGTTGAGATGCACTCGTGTCTGACTGAAGTTgtttttttccattcttttgcAGTGGATTGAACTTCCAGGATTTAATGGTACGTCTGGGTGCTATTGATTCACCCCCCAAGACCCCCTGTATTCTAGGACTCGAGTGTGCTGGTGAAGTGGAAGCAGTTGGTGAGGGTGTTGAGAACTTTAAGGTAGGTAACTATACTATAACGTCTGGTTGTCGGGACATTTCTCCCgattttctattgattttcccatcataattttttttctccaaatgaaatttttatttttttttgcccgtGATAGGTGGGAGATCGCGTGGTGGCCCTTCCTGAATTCAAGGCATGGGCTGAACTTGTCACCGTCCCCGCTAAGTATGTCTATCACATTCCCGATGAGATGTCCTTTGCGGATGCTGCAGCCATTGCCATTAACTACGTCGTGGCATACATTCTACTCTTTGATTTGGCATCAATCAAGTCAGGGAAGAGTCTTCTACTCCATTCAGCCGGTGGTGGTGTGGTAAgttctctttgttttttttttattcatccatttattgattcttttttttgtacccgCGCGCACCGAGACCACAAATATGATCGCCACTCACGCAAATTGTCAATGCTAAAATATGACGGTTGGaaggggggtgggtggtgtaTATGAAGCATAATGATAGCTGATAAAATACAAGACCAATATTACAGCGCGCAATCTGTTTCCCTCGCATATACGGTGAGCATATGCACagttttaatgcaaaattgtgTCGTGTCAAATATTCATGCTTTCATTTATACAATTATTTTTGCCTTTGACATGAAGAGAGCTCGTCAGTATGCCCAATAGAGTACCCTCCcctttctcttcattttttcttttttacctcCCACAGTAAAAGCCctcaaattaataaactttctttttttttgcaatcacAGCTATTGCTTTGAAGTTTAAAGCTTAAGGGGATGgtttgaaattgttttaagacaaactattaattttaataaattttagttgTTGATTTGAGATTTATTATTGAACCATCTATCTCATTTGTATTTCAGAAAGTTTcagaaaagttctaagagtcgaATGAAATGGGTTAACTGTCCaatataagaaaatctaaagctaaatctttttattgaatCTCTATTGCTAATTCCAATCAGATTTTgcgaaaatttcaacaattttcttggcCATTTTTGGGTTAAATCAAAGATCTTCTTACTCgagtattttttatattttattagcATGTAAGATCccaaagaaatctttattGAACAATCCTacaaaaaaactcttcaacaAGAATCACTTCCACTACATGCACTATAGGTTCTTTATATCTgaccttttttctctctcgctgTTCTACTACAATATAGAACGAGGTTGAATAAACTGTTTGTGTGCATTTAAACAAAATGTCCCAAGGTGTATTACCTCCTCCTGGGTAAGTTTACCGCGGGGTGGAAGTTCGCACGTAAGCAGAGACAGACAGACGGGCGCCACGATAAGAATACATTTAGTTTGTGTTCTATTTTAGCCCTCCTGCCAATATACCAACCTAAAACTTGCCCTCCCCCCATTCCCCGTTTTTTCATGTACTTTTCCTTATTGCACATGGGCAGGGGGGGTGCTGAACCTCGACCCCTTTCTCCGCATATACAAGCTACAATCAACCCCACAATTTGTCCCCCACCTTACACACTTACTCTGCCACCCCCACTCATTTCCAATTTAATTCCGTCCCAAATGGTCTCTCAGCACATAAGCCATTGTCTCGTGATCACCTAATATTATGgcgagaattttattttattttatttttttcattataaagggaattaaaagtgaaaaagccAATTAATTTGGGTCATCGTCACCACTATAAGATGAGCGCATTTGTATGCTAAATTCGTGTAGCCAATATCAGGTTGCATTTGCATATACAATCATCGGAACACCACCTGTTTCCACCCACAGCAATCCCCGTGCCCCTCTTCGCGTAGTCTCatctaaaatttaaacattcaacgtggaaaattgaatttcaaactCACCTttcctacttttttttcttgcaggGTCAAGCAATTGTGCAGCTGGCTCGAACCATCGACAATGTGCAGGTCTTTGGCGTGTGCTCTAAGAACAAACATGAAGCACTCAAGGCGGGTGGTCTCATTGATCATCTCCTGGAAAGAGGGTCAGATTACACAAATGAAGTTCGCAAGTAAGTATTTCATACTATATTGCTTTATTAGCTCTTTCGCTGTATCTCTCTCTCCCCTTTCCACGCATTTATCTCATTGACATTG is part of the Lutzomyia longipalpis isolate SR_M1_2022 chromosome 3, ASM2433408v1 genome and harbors:
- the LOC129793197 gene encoding synaptic vesicle membrane protein VAT-1 homolog-like → MTETTEAPAAASQPDKKTPTEGTNPDASSTPNEEQQAANGSPEKKAAATEEKEATPPQEPPKEMRAVVLTGFGGFKGVKILKKPEPTLQAGEVLIRVRSCGLNFQDLMVRLGAIDSPPKTPCILGLECAGEVEAVGEGVENFKVGDRVVALPEFKAWAELVTVPAKYVYHIPDEMSFADAAAIAINYVVAYILLFDLASIKSGKSLLLHSAGGGVGQAIVQLARTIDNVQVFGVCSKNKHEALKAGGLIDHLLERGSDYTNEVRKISPEGVDIVLDCLCGEECNRSYTLLKPMGKYILYGSSNVVTGETKSFFSVARSWWQVDKVSPIKLFDENKSLAGFNLRHLLYQQDGVEYVKNTIEAIFDLWKDGKIKPTIDSTWALEDVAEAMQKMHDRKNIGKIVLDPAMEPKPKPATPAKGKAKAKKEASEEKNGDKEKKPENEAEKKEEANDKEATEGEAKAAEKENGEATESEKQSS